The genomic segment GCACTAATAAAGCCAAGATCGATCATTTCCAGTCCGAGATTTTTCACCAGTTTGACAAACCCATCTCGCTTCCAGCAGTACGGTCCGCTGGGACAGATCACCTCGTGTACATTGATGAGAAAAGCATGGCCTGATCCGCTGAAAGCCTTCGCATCGCTTATTTTAAATTGATAATGATCCAGCACGCCCTTGATCACGCCCATCAGTGAAGTATTAAATCCCGGCATCTTGATGTTTTCGAGTTTCATTTTCGTCCTCCGGTAAATTATAACACTCCCTGCCTTGTTGTCAATGGCAACGCCCACGGGTAATTGTTCAAAACATGATGGAGTTAATGTAGTTAATGTAGTCGCACCTTTTAAGGTGCGTGTCATCTTGAATTTTCAAGATATTTAAACGCAGGCTAAAGCCTGCGGCTACATCTTTACCTAATTTGAACAATCAAACATCGGCTCGCGCTTGACTTTTCAATGATTTGCGGTATTATTCCCCATGGAAGAACGTCTAAAAAAGATCGAAAACTTAAGAAAAATGCAGATCAATCCTTATCCCTACCGGTTTGACCGAACGCATAAATTTTCCGAAATAAAATCGCGCTTTGATGACCTCACCTCATCCCAGCAGGCCGTTTCGATCGCGGGCAGGATCGTCGCGGTGCGTGGCCACGGTAAGACCGTTTTTTGCACTTTGCAGGATGAAACCGATAATCTCCAGGTATACCTGCGCCAGCAGGACCTGGGCGAGAAGTTCGCCCTTTTCGATAATTTTGATATCGGCGATTTCATCGGCGTGAAAGGCAAAGTATTCAAGACCAAGACGGGTGAAATAACGATCGTGGTCGAAGAGTATCTGATGCTGTCAAAATCGCTGCGTCCCCTGCCGGAAAAATGGCACGGGCTTACGGACATTGAGATCCGTTACCGCAAACGTTACCTTGACCTGATCGCCAACCCTGAGGTCAAGGAGATCTTCAAGAAAAGGACCATGGTCATGTCCTTGATGCGGAAATTTTTCGATGGCCAGGGATTTATCGAGGTCGAAACGCCGGTTTTGCAGCCCATCTACGGCGGGGCCGCGGCACAGCCGTTCAAAACCTTTTATAACGCGCTCGACCAGGATATGTACCTGCGGATCGCCGACGAGCTCTACCTTAAGCGGCTGATCGTGGGCGGATTTGAAAAGGTCTATGAATTCTGCAAGGATTTCAGGAATGAAGGCCTGGACCGGCTCCATAACCCCGAGTTCACAATGCTGGAATCGTACCAGGCATACACCGACTACGAAGGCGTCCTGGAAATGGTGGAATCGCTTTTTGAATACCTGGTCGACAACCTTCTGCCGGACCGGACCATAAAGTTCCAGGATAAAACCGTAATCTTTACCCGGCCGTTCAAACGCCTGAAATATGTCGATGCGCTGAATCAGAAGACCGGTCTTGATATTCTGAAGGCAGCCAGCCGGGACATCGACCGCGTGTGCACGGGTATCGGGCTGAAACCGGAAACCATGACCCCCGGCGCCAAGATCGACAAGCTTTTCAGCGAACTTGTCCAGAAGGACATTACCGAACCGACATTCGTCATTGACTATCCGAAGCTCATTTCGCCGCTGGCAAAAGCGCACCGGAGCGATCCGGATGTTGTCGAGCGCTTTGAATTAATGATGTTCGGATCCGAACTCGCCAACGCTTTTTCCGAGCTCAACGACCCGGTGGAACAGCGCGCGCGGTTCAAGGCACAACTCGAGCAAAAAGAAGAAGGCATCGGCGAGATCGACGAGGATTTCCTGGAAGCCCTGGAATACGGCATGCCGCCGACCGGCGGCCTGGGCATCGGCGTTGACCGCCTTTGCATGGTGCTCCTGAGCCAGTCGTCTTTGCGGGACGTGATCCTGTTCCCCCAGATGCGTAAGGAATTGTGAACCGGAATATCGAGCTCTTTGTCGCACGCCGCTACCTGAAAGCAAAACATGGATTTTTGTCCTTCTCCGCGGTGATCGCCATTGGCGGCGTTTTCGTCGGCGTCAGCGCGCTGCTGATCACGCTGTCCATCATGAACGGCTTCCAGAACGAGCTCCGGCGCCGGATCCTGGGCGGCGCGCCGCATATCATCATCCGCAAGTACTTCAATGAGACGATCGAAAATTACGAACCGCTGCTTGACACGCTTTCCACGTTCAAGTTCGTGCAGGCGCAGGCGCCATTTATCCTTGCCAAATCGCTCATCCGGCATAAAGCCAACATGGATGGCGTTGTCATCCGGGGCGTCGATGCCGAAAAGGAAAAGAAGATCGTCGCGGTCGGCAGGAATATCATCGACGGGATCTTTGATCTCGATAAGGGGTGCGTGATCGGCATCGACCTTGCCCATACGCTCAAAGCCTCGGTCGGCGACACCATTATCATCACCTCGCCCTTCGGCGATCAGCTCGGCTTGCTGCCCAGGTCCAAGAAGCTGGTTCTCCGCGGCATCTTCGACCTCGGGATGTACGATTACAACGCGACCATCGTGTATATGAATATCCGCGATGTCCAGTCGCTCTTCGAGCTCGGCAACACCATCAGCGGGATCGAGCTTCGCGTCGACGATGTTTACAAAACACCGCGTTACTCCCAGATCATTGAGAAAAAGCTGGGCTACCCGTACACCGCGCAGGACTGGATCGATTCGAACCGCTCCGTGTTCGCGGCGCTGAAACTGGAAAAGATCGTGACCTTCATCGTGCTCGCCCTCATCATTCTGGTCGCTGGTTTCAATATCATCGGTACGCTCGTCAGCATCGTGAAGAAAAAAACAAAAGAGATCGGGATCTTGAGGTCGTTCGGTTTCACGCCGGCCCAGATCATGCGCATCTTCATCTATCAGGGCACGATCATGGGGGTAATCGGCACGGCCGGAGGCATCGCCTTTTCCCTCCTGGCATGCATCGTCCTGAACCAGTACCAGTTCAACCTGCCGGGCGATGTCTACTTCATTCAAAAACTGCCGGTGGAGATGTCGGCTGCGGATTTCTTTGCCGTGTCCATCGCCTCCTGCCTTGTCAGTTTTCTAGCGACAATTTACCCCGCGTTCAAAGCGGCCAACCTTGTCACGGTCAAAGCCCTCAGGAACGAATAGATGCCGGTAGTGTCCGCGCAGGATATCCACAAAACTTATTATCTTAAAAATGAAACTATCCCGGTGCTCAAGGGCATAAACCTGTCGGTGGATGCTGGCCGGTTCGTCGTCATTGTCGGTCCATCCGGCAGCGGCAAATCGACGCTCCTCAATATCCTGGGGAGCCTTGATACGCCGGACCGGGGGAAAGTCACACTCGATTCCATCGACCTGTTCTCCCATAATGCCGCGGATCTGTCCCGGATCAGGAATGAAAAGATCGGCTTCGTTTTCCAGTTTCACCATCTTTTGCCCGAATTCAGCGCCCTGGAAAACGTCGCGCTGCCGGCCCTGGTCAACGGCCGCAACCCCGCTTCTGCCATCTATGAAAAAGCCCAGCGGCTGCTTGAACAACTCGGCCTGGGCAGCAAAAGAAGCAGGCTTCCCGAGGAAATGTCCGGCGGTGAACGCCAGCGCGTCGCGATCTGCCGGGCCCTGGTCAACAACCCGCGCGTGCTGCTTGCCGACGAACCGACCGGCAACCTCGATGACGAGAACACCGGTAAACTGATCGGCGTTCTGACCGATCTAAAGAATGATGGCAGAACGATCATCCTTGTCACGCATTCGCTGGATATTGCCAAGGCCGGCACCGATGTGTATACTTTACGCGATGGAAAACTTTTCCCGATCAAGGAATAAGGAGCTCTGAACATGCTCTGCGATGATTGCAAGAAAAAACCGGCATCGATCTTTTTCAAGGACGTCGTATCCGGGAAGATCAGCGAGCTCAGGCTGTGCCTGGAATGCGCGCAAAAACGCGGGCTGGTCGCAAGCAAAAAAATGTCGCCGATCGAAACGCTGCAGAAGCTGCTCAAAGAAAAGACCGCGCAGGACGAGCAGGTCATCTGCCCCGTGTGCTGCCTGTCGCTGGCCGAGTTCAAGCGGGTCGGACGTTTTGGCTGCAGCCATTGCATCCACACGTTCGAACCTCATATCCGGCACCTTATCAAGGAGATCCAGGAAAGCGAGCGGCACATCGGACGCCGGGCCAAGCCGGGCGAACACAAAGGCATGGAGATCTTCAAACTACGCGAGGAACTGAAAAAGGCGATCGAGAGTGAAGCGTACGAAGAAGCGGCCAAGATCCGCGACCAGTTAAAAGCGCTGGGCATAAACACCAGCGATAACTAATGCTAAACAACATCCGCTGGCTCGTTCCCGGCAACGGCATAACCCACAGCCACGAAGAACGGGAGATCGTAGTATCATCCCGCATCCGGATCGCACGCAACCTCGAAAGCCTGCCTTTTGAGATAAAAATGAAACCGCGGGACAACGACCGGCTGCTGGAGCTCGTTAACAATATCATCAAGTCCAACGCCACCGGTCAGTACCTTTACATGCAAAAGATATCGCCATTGGAACGGGAATCCCTGCTTGAAAGTCATCTTATCTCACCGGTATTCTTGAAAGCGAACCGTCCATCCGCCGTTTTCCTGAATGAAACCGGCACTATCTCCATCATGGTCAATGAGGAAGACCATCTGCGCATCCAGGGCCTGTCGTACGGGCTGGATCTGCTCAATATATCAAGCGAAGTTTTCAAGATCGAAGAGATCCTGGGCGAAAACCTGGGGTTCGCGTTCCATGAAACCTACGGCTACCTGACAAGCTGCCCCACCAATATCGGCACGGGCATGCGCGCGTCAGTGCTTTTCCACCTGCCCGGGCTTGTCTTCACGAACGAGATCGATAAGATCCTCAAGGGCGCGGTTAACCTGGGCATGGCCGTGCGGGGTATCTACGGGGAAGGCACCGAGATCAAGGGCAACCTGTTCCAGATTTCGAACCAGCACACACTGGGCTTGAAAGAAGAAGACCTGATCGAATCGCTGACAAAATTCACCCACATGATCATCGATGTCGAGAGAAAGACCCGCGACGCGATCCTTGCCAAGGCCCGTTTTGAGTTCGAGGACAAGGTCCTGCGCAGCCTTGCCATTTTAAAATATGCAAAAATCCTGAGCACGGACGAGGTGCTGAACTTGCTTTCAGCGGTCCGGCTCGGTATCGGTACGGGCGTCATCACCGACATCAGCATCGATACGGTCAATGAGATAATGCTTATTTCGAGACCAGGGAACCTCCAGATGCATTATGGTGAGATCCTTGAAGAGCATGAACGTGATATCAAAAGGGCTGAATTCATCCGTAACCGGCTCAGCCCGACCGCTTAATTACACCGTTATTGCATCCCGTTAGAAACAGCAACGCTCTTTGGTGCCCACCAGTTTATTAAGCGTATGTAATTATCCCCTGAGTTTCTAATGGGATTCCCCCAGCATCCGTATTGCTTCCTTAGCGTAAGTGTTGTCCGGTTCAATTTCCAGACAGCGCTGCCATGACTGCCGTGCCCGGCCGCGCTGACCGGTCTTGAAGTAAACAATACCCAGATCATACAACAGGACAACGCTGTTGGGGATCTTCCTCAGCCCGGCGGACAGCACGCTGAGCGCCTGATCAGATCTACCGAGCTGGAATAAAAGCCGCCCCAGGTTATTATAAGCCTGGACATGGCATGGTTCATCGTTGATCGCCTCCCGGTATGCTATCTGCGCCGGTACGTATAAATGTTTGTTCTCCAGTTCAAAACCTTTTTCATAGGGCGTCAGGGGGATCGATCCCGGACCGACTAGATCGCCGGTCGTGCGAAACTTTAACCGCATCGCTTCCAACGCTTCTGCCGCCGGCTTTCTTTGAGGATCGATCTTGAGCACGAACTCAAGCTGCTGGATGGCGCCCGAAAAATACCCCAGGCTTGCGTAAGCCCGTGCAAGTTCATAACGCGCGTACGGGTCGGCGGGATCAAGTTCGAGCGCCCATTTCAGTTCAACAATGGCTGCTTTCAGGTCTTGTTCCCGCGACCCAGGATCCTCAAGCGCTCTGGTGAGGTACCGCGAGCCGATGATGCTCCTCATTCTTTCATAATCAAACTGGATCCGCGGCCAGTTGACCAGTGCAAAACACGCCGCCAGCACCACTATGGCAAGTCCCAGCGTTCGGTAAGAACGGGCACGGACAAGCTCCAGGAAGTCGCGCGCTCCCAGCACCGTAAATACGATAAGGACTGGCACGACCGGCACGCGGTAACGTTCGGTGACAAAGAATACAACCACCGACAGCATGTAAGTGATCAAAAAGGCGAGTAAAAGCTTCTCTGCGGTCTTCAGGCCCCGGACTATCCGCATGAGAATACCCGTCAGCGCCAGTGGACCGATCAGCCAGAAACCGATGAGCGTGATCTTTAAAACCGGCGCATAATGAGCGCGGATGAAATAGAAATCAAGATTATTGGGTATTTCATATGAGTTCCAGAACAAAGTGATCTTACGCCATAACAATCCGAGCGCCCGGCCCGGATGGTGAAGGATGAAGGAAAATGCTTTTGATGCCCAGAACGACGACACCCCGGATGGTTTAAGCGCCCGGCCGGTTTGCGCTTCAGCGGCTGCGCTGGCCGATCCTCCAAGGTCATAATTCGACAATCCGGACCCCGGCGGCAGGTAAAAGGCGCCGACCGCCTGCGGGTTGTTGCCGATAAAAAGATTTACCCCGGCGTTCGACGAAACCAGCATGAAATCATGTCCCTTCAGCGCGTTCCGGACTGTAAAGGGCAGGATCAAACCTATCGCGCCGGCGAGTAGTAAGATGGCCGGCTTCCATTTCCAGGCGGATAATTTTGTTGAAAACCTTCCAGCCACGAACCATAACGCCACGGGCAGGAAAAGAAGGATATTAGTACGGTCCAGCGCGGCTGCGCCTAAACATGCGCCCGCGGCAAGTGCGTGCCAGCCCCTTGATGACCGGTCATATGCGGTCAGGAACAACAGGCACAGATCAACAAATACGAGCGTCACAAAGATCATGAGCATATCGGCGTCGAAGAAAACAAGCAGACCGTAAAGTACGGATAAAATTCCGGCGATCAGCGCGTAACCAGTCCTGCCGTCCGTGACCTTCCATGCCAGCATGAAGATCAGAAGACAATTCAGGGAACCGATCACGATCTGGATCAAACCCAGGATGAAAAAACTCCTGCCTGCAAGCGCGAGGACCGCGGCAATGAAATATGGGTATGGCGGAGAACTGTAGAAATATACTCCTTCGCCCAGGAGATGCCCTTTTAAAATATCCAGCGCCTGGTCTAAAAGAACACGGGAATCGCCCGCCGGATCGTCAAAGTACGGTGCCCTGGAAATTTCGGTTAAATAAACCAGTCGCACGGCAAAAGCGGCAACGAATACCAGCGCCATTAAATAAAGCACCCGGCGTGACAAAAACCGCTGTCGATCAGGTCCCATGGATGATCATCCCTGATGACATTGTATGCCAAAATAACCTGAAATCAATCCGCAATTTTTGTTGCCGTGTCACTTGGCACACGGCTTGCCGGCATATCTTCATTGCTATAGCCCCAAATCCGAATATAATATCCGGCTATGGGCTTAATTCCACGGGTCATAGGTCCAACCTCAGAATTTCTTCACATGGTGGATCGAACAGTGCGGGATGAACGCATGCTGTCGCGAGCTAAAAAGATCCTGATCGCGTTCTCAGCGGGCCCTGATTCGGTCTGCCTGCTCGATGCTCTGCACCGGCTGTACGGTCATAAGGTCGCAATGTCGCTGGTCTACCTTGACCATGGTCTGCGGTCGGAACGGGCTATCAGCCGCGAAAAAAAGCTGGCCCGGCACTACGCGCATATCTACGGCATACCCGGCAAGGTCATCCGCATCAAGGTCGACGCCGGCAAGGGCCGGCTGGGGATCGAGGGCGAGGCCCGCGAATCCCGGTACCAGGCCCTGATCCGGCGCGCGCGCGCGGTTAAAGCCGACCGGATCGCCCTGGGACACAACCTTGATGACGTCGTGGAGACATTTTTTCTTAATATTTTACGGGGCAGCGGCGCAACCGGCCTGATGGCGATACCAGCGGTCCGGTTGCCGTTCATCCGGCCCCTTATCGCCGTACGCAAAAGGGATATCATCGTTTATCTCCGGCAGAATAAACTGCGATCCGCGACCGATCGGTCCAACCGCCGCCTGTCGTTTCGCCGCAATTTCCTTCGCCACAAGGTCATCCCGCTGCTGGAAACCATCAACCCGCGACTGCATGAGCATATCCGCAACCAGATCGAACTACTGCGGCGCGATGAAGCATATTTTCAGCAAAAAGCCGAATCGGCGCTAAAACGCGTCGTCACGCAGCACCAAAGCGGTGCTGCCCTTGACACCAGCCGGCTTATGCGTTATACTATGCCAGTGCGTAGTCGGGCGCTCCGCCTTGTGATCAAGTCACTCTGCGGGGACCTTGCGGGTTACGAGAGTAAACACATTGACGCGATTGCCGGTCTAATTGCTAAAGAGAGCGGCAAAAAGATAATTCTGCCGAAAGGCATGTACGCCCAGCGCGATCATGGTCTTATCGTGATCGGCAGGGCTGGTCAAAACCGGGCATTTGAAAGGACACTGGGCCTGCGCGGAAAAATCCTACTGCCCGGCGGATGCCGGATCAAGTCGCGGACCGTACGGCATTACGATCTTTCAAAACGCATTGCCGGAAACGAGGTATTTGACCTCGACAAGCTGGCGTTGCCAATGGTGGTCAGGAGTAGAAGACCGGGTGACGTGCTTGAAGGAGCGCGCGGCAGGATCGCGCTGAAAAAGATCTTGAGCGCGGCCCGCGTGCCCCAGGACCGACGGCCGGGGATCATTGTACTGGCCGACCAGAAAGGGATCCTCTGGATACCGGGCGTCAAGCGTGCAGTCCGGGCGTACATTGGGAGAACAACAAAACGTTTTCTACTGGTGACTTGTGAATGTCTTGATCAAAGAGGAAGATGTAATAAAAAAAGTCAAGGATATCGGAGCGCTGATCAACAGTGATTACCGGGGTAAGAACCCCGTGCTCATTGGTGTACTCAAGGGCGCGTTCGTATTTCTCGCGGACCTGCTCAGGGAGCTGGAAATACCGCATGAGCTCGATTTTCTGGCGATCTCAAGCTACAGCGGCAAGACCTCGCGGGGGATCGTTAAGATCAGCGCCGATCTGTCCATTAATATCGAGGACCGGGATGTCATCCTGGTCGAGGATATCGTGGACACGGGATGCACGCTTCATTACATCCTTGAGAATTTGAAGACGCGCCAGCCACGCAGCCTGGCCGTATGCGCATTGCTGAATAAAAAGGAGAACCGGCGGACCGAGATACCCCTGACCTACGTGGGGTTCACCATCCCGTCGGTCTTCGTCGTGGGATATGGGCTTGATTATGAAAATCAATACCGGAATTTACGGTATATAGGAGTGTATGATGGCTAATAAACCGCCCACACGGACAAGGGCTCTGCAAACAGTGATCTTATGGACGGTCCTGATCATTGTCGTCTGGATCGGCGTCCAGTATCTGCTATCCCGGAGCGAAAAGGCTGCTGATATACCGTATTCCAAATTCATCCAGGAACTCAGAAGTAAGAACATAGGCAAGGTCATGATCACCGAGCGGTCGATCAAAGGGACGTTCAAAAACATGCTCCAGATCGACAAAGGAACGTTCACCGAATTTGTAACGCTCATGCCGTTCGAAGATACCAAGCTCACGGATGAGCTGCTCAAGGGCAATGTCGAGATCGTGGCCAAGCAGAAGTCCTCATGGTTCGAGATCGTCGCCGGCATAATCCCCTGGCTTTTGGTCATCGCCATCTGGGTCATTTTCTTAAGGCAGATGCAGTCGGGGCAGAACCGGGCGCTTGGTTTCGGGCGGAGCCGGGCCAAGATCATGTTGGAGAACAAGCCGTCCGCCACGTTCAACGATGTCGCGGGTGTCGAAGAGGCGAAGCAGGAGCTGCAGGAAGTCATAGAATTTTTAAAGGAACCGCGCAAATTCACCAGGCTGGGCGGCCGCATCCCGAAAGGCGTGCTCCTTCTCGGTCCACCCGGCACGGGTAAAACCCTCATGGCACGCGCGGTTGCCGGTGAAGCCGGCGTCCCATTCATATCGATCAGCGGTTCGGATTTCGTAGAGATGTTCGTAGGCGTGGGCGCTTCGCGGGTTCGCGACCTTTTTGAACAGGCCAAAAGGAATTCGCCCTGCATCGTGTTCATCGACGAGATCGATGCGGTCGGCCGGCTGCGTGGGGCCGGTCTCGGCGGCGGGCACGACGAAAGAGAGCAGACGCTAAACCAGCTCCTGGTCGAGATGGACGGCTTTGTGGTCAACGAAGGCATAATCCTGATGGCGGCCACGAACCGCCCTGATATCCTTGATCCCGCGCTCTTGAGACCCGGGCGCTTTGACCGCGTGGTCGTGCTTGACCGGCCTGATATCCGCGGTCGTCAGGGGATACTGAAAGTCCACACGCGCAAGATCCCGCTTGATACCGACGTGGACCTTGACGTCCTGGCGCGCGGCACACCTGGATTTTCCGGCGCCGACCTTGCGAACATGTGCAACGAAGCGGCTCTACTGGCGGCGCGGCGCAACAAGCAGAAAATCTCCATGGCCGAGTTCGAGGATGCCAAGGACAAGATCCTCATGGGCGTTGAACGCAAGAGCCTGATCATCTCCGATGACGAGAAAAAGCTGACCGCATGCCACGAATGCGGGCACGTGTTCGTGTCGAAATTCCTCCCGGGCATGGACCCGATCCACAAGGTCACCATTATCCCTCGCGGCATGGCCCTCGGCGTGACACAGGCCCTGCCCATTGACGAACGGCGCACCTATTCGAAGACCTATTGTTTCAACCAGCTCGCCTATATGCTGGGCGGCCGGGTCGCCGAGAAATTGATCCTGGGCGATCTATCGACCGGCTCAGGCAATGACATCGAAAAAGCGACCAAACTTGCCCGCAAAATGGTATGCGAATGGGGTATGAGCGATAAGCTGGGGCCTCTGACCTATGGCGAAAAACAGGAAGAGATATTTCTGGGCCGCGAGATCGGCATGCACCGCGATTATTCAGAGCAAACCGCCCGGGAGATCGACGAGGAAGTGAAAAAATTAGTGGAAAGATCCGAAACGATCGCCGAGCAGATAATTTCCAAAAATATCGAGAAACTCAAAACGCTGGCCGCAAAACTGCTCGAGAAAGAGATCATGACCGGCGAAGAAATCGACCAGATTCTCTTTGATAAAGATAAAAAAACCGGGATCCACGACGTTAGCGCGTAAATGAACAAGAAAAAGATCGAAAAAGCGGTCCGCGCGATCCTTGAAGCGATCGGCGAAGACGTTGACCGCGACGGACTTAAAGACACGCCGCGCCGGATCGCTGACATGTACGAGGACATTTTTGCCGGCATCAAACAGGACCCGAAAAAGGAACTTAAAACATACCGGACCAAGAACGAAGATGAGATGATCATCATCAAGGACGTCCCGTTCTATTCCGTATGCGAACATCACCTGCTGCCATTCCTGGGCAAAGCGCATGTTGTCTACATTCCCAAAGATAACCGGATCACAGGTTTTTCCAGTCTGGTTAAAGTCATCGATATCATGGCAAAAAAACCCCTGATGCAGGAACGCCTGACTCATGAGATCGCTGATTTTTTAATGGCGAATCTAAAACCTCTGGGCGTGCTGGTCGTGATCGAAGCCGAACACTTGTGCCTGTCCATGATCGGCGTGAAAAAATCCGGCATGCTGACCGTGACCTCCGCGATCCGCGGCGCCATGCGTTCAGCCGCGACCCGGGCTGAAGCCTTGTCTCTGATTAAAGGCCGTTGAAACCTCCCGGGGAAATCTAAAAACACATTTAATGCCTGACGGTTTCATAATAATATACTCGACGTTCCCGAATAAAAAGACGGCCGTTAAAATAATTAAAATGCTAATCGCCGCAAAACTGGCCGCCTGCGGCAGCATGTTCGAGCTTGATTCGCTCTATGTTTGGAAGAAGAAAACCGAACGCGCGCGTGAATGGGGCGCGTTCATTAAGACAAAAAGTAGGAATTATAAAAAAGTGGAAGAGTTCATTTTGAGGCATCATCCCTACGAAGTGCCGGAGATCGTTAGCTGGGACATCAAACGGGGTTCGAAGAGCTACCTACACTGGATCAAAGAAAATACGATTTGAAAGACCTGAGCATATCGGGTTCGACCACATATTCATAATGTGTCAT from the bacterium genome contains:
- the ftsH gene encoding ATP-dependent zinc metalloprotease FtsH, producing MANKPPTRTRALQTVILWTVLIIVVWIGVQYLLSRSEKAADIPYSKFIQELRSKNIGKVMITERSIKGTFKNMLQIDKGTFTEFVTLMPFEDTKLTDELLKGNVEIVAKQKSSWFEIVAGIIPWLLVIAIWVIFLRQMQSGQNRALGFGRSRAKIMLENKPSATFNDVAGVEEAKQELQEVIEFLKEPRKFTRLGGRIPKGVLLLGPPGTGKTLMARAVAGEAGVPFISISGSDFVEMFVGVGASRVRDLFEQAKRNSPCIVFIDEIDAVGRLRGAGLGGGHDEREQTLNQLLVEMDGFVVNEGIILMAATNRPDILDPALLRPGRFDRVVVLDRPDIRGRQGILKVHTRKIPLDTDVDLDVLARGTPGFSGADLANMCNEAALLAARRNKQKISMAEFEDAKDKILMGVERKSLIISDDEKKLTACHECGHVFVSKFLPGMDPIHKVTIIPRGMALGVTQALPIDERRTYSKTYCFNQLAYMLGGRVAEKLILGDLSTGSGNDIEKATKLARKMVCEWGMSDKLGPLTYGEKQEEIFLGREIGMHRDYSEQTAREIDEEVKKLVERSETIAEQIISKNIEKLKTLAAKLLEKEIMTGEEIDQILFDKDKKTGIHDVSA
- the folE gene encoding GTP cyclohydrolase I FolE, yielding MNKKKIEKAVRAILEAIGEDVDRDGLKDTPRRIADMYEDIFAGIKQDPKKELKTYRTKNEDEMIIIKDVPFYSVCEHHLLPFLGKAHVVYIPKDNRITGFSSLVKVIDIMAKKPLMQERLTHEIADFLMANLKPLGVLVVIEAEHLCLSMIGVKKSGMLTVTSAIRGAMRSAATRAEALSLIKGR
- the cutA gene encoding divalent-cation tolerance protein CutA; this encodes MPDGFIIIYSTFPNKKTAVKIIKMLIAAKLAACGSMFELDSLYVWKKKTERAREWGAFIKTKSRNYKKVEEFILRHHPYEVPEIVSWDIKRGSKSYLHWIKENTI